The sequence GCCAGCACGCCGCGTCCGGTCTTTACGCCGGCCAGGCTGGAGCGCAGCAGCGCCGGGAATCCGGCCAGCACACCGGGCACGCCGGCCCAGCCCAGCGGCTCGCGGTCACGGGTGTAGGCCATGCGGACAGTCAGGAACAGCAGACTTTCCAGCCAGCTCATCAGGATGGCGGCCGAGAGGCCCAGGCCGAACTGGCTGAAAAACTGCCCCAGCAGCCCCGGCATCAGACTGAGAGGAATCAGCACCGCCAGCAGCGCGAAACTGGCCGCCGTAACGGCCGAGAACACCTCTGAGCCGCCCAGCAGCACGGCCCGCAGGCGGTCGTAGCCCAGGTCGCGGTAGCGCTGCACGTTCTCGGCCACCACGATGGAATCGTCCACCACGATACCGATGGCCACGATAATGGCCAGCAGCGAGACGATGTTGAAGGTGAAGCCCAGCCCGGCGTAGACCAGCGGCGCAGCGCTGATGGAGATGGGCACCGCCAGAATCACCGCGAACACGGTGCTCAGCCGGCCCAGAAACAGCAGCACAATGACGCCCACGGCCGCCACAGCGATAAAGAACTCGTGCAGGGTGTCGTCCACCGTGGCGCGGGTCACGTCGGTGGTGTCGGTGGCCACGCTCAGGCGGTAGCCCTGCGGCAACTCGGCGGCCTGCTCGGAGACCACTTCGCGCACGGCGTCCGCCACCGCTGGCGAGTTGCTGCCGCTGGCCTTGCGGATATCCAGCAGCACGGCCGGCTGCCCGTTCACCCGCGAGAGGGTGCTGACCCGCTCGCTGGCATCCCGCACGTCGGCCACGTCGCTGATCTGAATACCGCGGGCCGAATCCACCAGGATGTTTTCCACGTCGCTCAGCGTGCTGGGGGTGTTGCGGGTGGCGAAGGTGATTTCCTGGCCGCCCTGCACCAGGGTTCCGGCCGGAATGTCCAGCGCCGAGGCCCCGATGGCCCCCGACACCTGCGCGGCGCTGAGGTCGTAGGTGTTCAGCCGGGCGGGGTCCAGCAGCACTTCCACTGCCCGGTCACGCCCGCCCGACACCGTCACGTCGGCCACACCGGGAACGCGCTGCAAGCGGGGCACCAGAATGTCCTCGGCGTACCTGGCGGCCTCGGCTGGGCCGGCACCTGCAGAGAGCAGCGACAGGGTCAGAATCGGCCGGGCGTTGGGGTCGAACTTCTGCACCACCGGAGCCTCGGCCCCGTCAGGCAGCGTGGCCCGGATAGCCGACACCGCCTGCGACACTGAGTTGGCCGCCGCATCGATATCGGTGCCCTCGGCAAAAGTGATGACCACTGCCGACTGGCTGCCCACCGAGGTGGTGCTCACGTCGGTCACGCCCGCCACCGTGCTGATGGCGTCCTCCACGCGGGTGCTCACCTCGCGGTTCACCTGCTCGGGGCTGGCGCCGGGGTAAGTGGTGCTGACCGCCAGCACCGGCACCTCGAAGTCGGGCAGCAGGTCGGTGCCCAGGCGGCTGGCCGCAATCAGGCCCAGCAGCACCGCCGCTGCGAAAATGCCCAGCGAGAACACCACGTTCCGCACGCTGAAGCGCACTGCCGGATGAATGGACGGCTCGGGCGTCCCGTCGGGCAGCAGACCAGGCGGCGGGCTGAAGGGGTCGGGCCGGCCGTAGCGGTCCAGCGTGACCGCCGTTTCCTGTTCGGGGGACAAAGGACCACTCATTTGCCGCCGCCCGCGCTGGCCTGCACCGCCACTTTGGAGCCGTCCTGCAAGGAGCTGGGCACCGGGTAAATCAGCCGGGCGCCATTCTGCAGGCCGCTGACGGCCACCTGGCCGTCGCTTTCGGAGAGCACCTCGACTGGGACGCGGCGGGCGGTGTCCCCCTCCGCCACGTACACGTAATTCTCGCTGCCCGATACCCCCAGGGCGCGGCTGGGCACCAGCACCCCACCGGCCAGCTCCAGCCGGTAGCGCAGCTGCACGCTGGCACCGGGCGGAATGGCCGCGCCGCCCTCGATGCGGGCACGCAGCGGCACCTGCCGGTCCTCGCCGGCGATGGCTTCGCCGCTCTCGACCACCGCCACGTAGTTCACCCCGCCGTAGCCCAGATTCATGCGGGTGCCGGGGACCAGCTGGGCCGCGTCCTGCGGCGTGACGCTGAAGGTGGCCCGCAGCGAGGCCGTGTCCACCAGCCGGAACACCGGGCTACCCTGCGCGGCGAACTCGCCCGGCTGCACCAGCTGGCTGCTGACCACCCCGGCGAACGGAGCCGTGACCCTGGCACGCTGGATGCGCGCCTCGGCCTGAGTGACGGCGGCCTGGGCCGACTCCACCTGCGCGGAGAGCAGGTCCAGGTTGGCTCCGTTGCCGCTGCCAGCGCGGTTGGCGGCCAGCCCCGCCTGCGCCTGCGCCAGTCCGGCGCGGGCCTGGGTCACGCGGTCGCGGGCTGCGTCCAGCGCTGCTTGGGGCGTGTTGCTGGCGTCTTCGGCGCGCACCAGTTCCTTCTGGGCCAGGTCCAGGCTGGACTGCGCCGCAGTCACGGCAGCTTCCAGTGCCCCGGCATTCTCGCTGAGGCTGCGGCGGGCACTGGCATAGCTGATGCGGGCCTGCTCCAGCTGGGCGCGGGCGTTCTGGGCGGCCTGCTGGGCGTCGGTGTCGTCCAGGCGGGCCACCACCGCGCCGGCCGCCACACTTTCACCCTCGGCCACCTCGTAGCTCAGCAGGGCTCCGCTGGCCAGCGCCGCCACGTTGCTGGTGCGGCTGGCCTGG is a genomic window of Deinococcus proteolyticus MRP containing:
- a CDS encoding efflux RND transporter periplasmic adaptor subunit, whose amino-acid sequence is MKRLTPFLLLSALLATGLSGCRPAEPEAQPARVDVAAPPPKETSQPVQVLTVQEGTLRTERRVTGTAQASRTSNVAALASGALLSYEVAEGESVAAGAVVARLDDTDAQQAAQNARAQLEQARISYASARRSLSENAGALEAAVTAAQSSLDLAQKELVRAEDASNTPQAALDAARDRVTQARAGLAQAQAGLAANRAGSGNGANLDLLSAQVESAQAAVTQAEARIQRARVTAPFAGVVSSQLVQPGEFAAQGSPVFRLVDTASLRATFSVTPQDAAQLVPGTRMNLGYGGVNYVAVVESGEAIAGEDRQVPLRARIEGGAAIPPGASVQLRYRLELAGGVLVPSRALGVSGSENYVYVAEGDTARRVPVEVLSESDGQVAVSGLQNGARLIYPVPSSLQDGSKVAVQASAGGGK